In Streptomyces sp. NBC_00878, a single window of DNA contains:
- a CDS encoding creatininase family protein yields the protein MVGSGGSETRLTVSGQLPTDTTEDVRARGAGAARQVAVLPVGSFEQHGAYLPLSTDTLVACAIAQEVAAAFPVHLLPPVTISCSHEHAAWPGTVSISSVTLHAVVRDIADSLRRSGVDTLVVVNGHGGNYVLGNVVQESTAAGARMALFPAAEDWEAARVRAGVQTSLLTDMHAGEIETSILLHTHPELVRPGYETSDFEADDRRQLLTLGMSAYAKSGVIGRPSRASAGKGKELLASLADSFGAYFSLLTSETGLPSVVDRH from the coding sequence ATGGTCGGTTCGGGCGGTTCGGAAACACGGCTCACGGTGTCAGGGCAGTTGCCGACAGACACCACGGAAGACGTACGGGCACGAGGTGCCGGCGCTGCCCGGCAGGTCGCCGTGCTTCCCGTGGGCAGCTTCGAGCAGCACGGTGCGTATCTTCCGCTGTCGACCGACACGCTCGTCGCGTGTGCGATAGCCCAAGAGGTCGCTGCCGCATTCCCCGTTCACCTCCTTCCTCCGGTGACGATCTCCTGCTCGCACGAACACGCGGCCTGGCCGGGCACGGTGAGCATTTCCTCCGTGACGCTCCATGCGGTGGTACGGGACATAGCCGACTCGCTGCGCCGGTCGGGCGTGGACACCCTCGTGGTGGTCAATGGACATGGCGGCAATTACGTATTGGGCAATGTCGTCCAGGAATCCACCGCCGCCGGCGCCCGGATGGCCCTTTTCCCGGCCGCGGAGGACTGGGAGGCGGCACGGGTGCGGGCCGGAGTACAGACCTCGCTGCTCACCGATATGCACGCGGGGGAAATAGAGACCTCCATTCTGCTGCACACTCATCCGGAATTGGTCAGGCCGGGTTACGAGACCTCCGACTTCGAGGCCGACGACCGCCGGCAGCTGCTCACGCTGGGCATGTCGGCCTATGCCAAGTCCGGTGTCATCGGGCGCCCTTCGAGGGCGTCCGCCGGGAAGGGGAAGGAACTCCTCGCGTCGCTGGCCGACTCCTTCGGAGCGTACTTCTCCCTGCTGACATCGGAGACCGGGCTTCCGTCGGTCGTCGATCGGCACTGA